From a single Pseudomonas cremoricolorata genomic region:
- the potA gene encoding polyamine ABC transporter ATP-binding protein — protein sequence MALASGAHKKALEGDQQPKQVLVKIDRVTKKFDETVAVDDVSLEIRKGEIFALLGGSGSGKSTLLRMLAGFERPTEGRIFLDGVDITDMPPYERPINMMFQSYALFPHMTVAQNIAFGLQQDKMPKAEIDARVAEMLKLVHMTQYAKRKPHQLSGGQRQRVALARSLAKRPKLLLLDEPMGALDKKLRSQMQLELVEIIERVGVTCVMVTHDQEEAMTMAQRIAIMHLGWIAQIGSPVDIYETPTSRLVCEFIGNVNLFDGEVIDDAEGHALIASPELERSIYVGHGVSTSVEDKHITYALRPEKLLITTTQPEFEHNWSRGKIHDIAYLGGHSVFYVKLPSGKLVQSFVANAERQGARPTWDDEVFVWWEDDSGVVLRS from the coding sequence ATGGCACTTGCCTCCGGCGCCCATAAGAAAGCCCTCGAAGGCGATCAGCAACCCAAGCAGGTGCTGGTCAAGATCGATCGGGTGACGAAAAAATTCGATGAGACGGTTGCAGTCGATGACGTCTCACTGGAAATCCGCAAAGGCGAAATCTTCGCCTTGCTGGGTGGCTCCGGTTCCGGCAAATCGACCCTGCTGCGCATGCTCGCCGGCTTCGAGCGGCCTACCGAAGGGCGTATCTTCCTCGATGGTGTCGACATCACCGACATGCCGCCGTACGAGCGGCCGATCAACATGATGTTCCAGTCCTATGCGCTGTTCCCGCACATGACCGTGGCGCAGAACATCGCCTTCGGCCTGCAACAGGACAAGATGCCCAAGGCCGAGATCGACGCGCGCGTGGCTGAAATGCTCAAGCTGGTGCACATGACTCAGTACGCCAAGCGCAAGCCGCACCAGCTTTCTGGCGGTCAGCGTCAACGCGTGGCGCTGGCCCGTTCCCTGGCCAAGCGGCCCAAGCTGCTGCTGCTCGATGAGCCGATGGGTGCACTGGACAAGAAACTGCGTTCGCAGATGCAACTGGAACTGGTCGAGATCATCGAGCGGGTCGGGGTGACCTGCGTGATGGTCACCCACGACCAGGAAGAGGCCATGACCATGGCCCAGCGCATCGCCATCATGCACCTGGGCTGGATCGCCCAGATCGGCTCGCCGGTGGACATCTATGAAACCCCTACCAGCCGCCTGGTGTGCGAGTTCATCGGCAACGTCAACCTGTTCGACGGTGAGGTTATCGACGACGCCGAAGGTCACGCGCTGATCGCCTCGCCGGAGCTCGAGCGCTCGATCTACGTCGGCCACGGCGTCAGCACCTCGGTGGAAGACAAGCACATCACCTACGCGCTGCGCCCGGAAAAGCTACTGATCACCACCACCCAGCCGGAATTCGAGCACAACTGGTCGCGCGGCAAGATCCACGACATCGCCTACCTGGGCGGGCACTCGGTGTTCTACGTCAAGCTGCCCAGCGGCAAGCTGGTGCAATCGTTCGTCGCCAACGCCGAGCGCCAGGGCGCACGGCCGACCTGGGATGACGAAGTGTTCGTATGGTGGGAAGACGACAGCGGCGTGGTACTGCGTTCATGA
- a CDS encoding polyamine ABC transporter substrate-binding protein — translation MSISVVRSAMMAAAGLTLACSVQAAGTVHLYNWSDYIGPTTLADFEKETGIKPVQDVFDSNETLEGKLLAGRTGYDVVVPSNHFLGKQIKAGAFQKLDRNLLPNYANLDPALMKRLEKNDPGNQYAVPYLWGTNGIGYNVDKVKEVLGIDKIDTWAVLFEPENMKKLSKCGVAFLDSADEMLPAVLNYMGRDPNSTKVDDYKAAEKKLLAVRPYVTYFNSSKYITDLANGDICVAAGFSGDVFQAKSRAEEAKKGIHLAYAIPKEGGNLWFDVLAIPKDAPNLTQAHALINYLLKPEVIAKVSDYVGYANPNAKSKPLMDESVSADPSVYPSQEVLDRMFVNAELPPTVQRSMTRIWTKVKSGK, via the coding sequence TTGTCTATTTCTGTAGTGCGCAGCGCCATGATGGCTGCAGCGGGACTGACGCTGGCGTGCAGTGTCCAGGCGGCAGGCACGGTGCATCTGTACAACTGGTCAGACTACATCGGCCCGACCACCCTGGCGGACTTCGAGAAGGAAACCGGGATCAAGCCCGTGCAGGACGTCTTCGACTCCAACGAAACCCTCGAAGGCAAGCTGCTCGCCGGGCGCACTGGCTACGACGTGGTCGTGCCGTCCAACCACTTTCTCGGCAAGCAGATCAAGGCCGGCGCTTTCCAGAAGCTCGACCGCAACCTGCTGCCCAACTACGCCAACCTCGACCCGGCCCTGATGAAGCGGCTCGAGAAGAACGACCCGGGCAACCAATACGCCGTCCCCTACCTGTGGGGCACCAACGGCATCGGCTACAACGTCGACAAGGTCAAGGAAGTGCTGGGCATCGACAAGATCGACACGTGGGCCGTGCTGTTCGAGCCCGAGAACATGAAGAAGCTGTCCAAGTGCGGCGTCGCCTTCCTCGACTCGGCCGATGAAATGCTCCCGGCAGTGCTCAACTACATGGGGCGTGACCCCAACAGCACGAAGGTGGACGACTACAAGGCCGCTGAGAAGAAGCTGCTTGCCGTACGCCCATACGTCACCTATTTCAACTCGTCGAAATACATCACCGATCTGGCCAATGGCGATATCTGCGTGGCTGCCGGCTTCTCCGGCGATGTGTTCCAGGCTAAATCGCGGGCTGAGGAGGCCAAGAAAGGCATCCACCTGGCGTATGCGATTCCCAAGGAAGGCGGCAATCTCTGGTTCGATGTGCTGGCCATTCCAAAAGATGCCCCCAACCTCACGCAAGCCCACGCGCTGATCAACTATCTCCTCAAACCCGAGGTGATCGCCAAGGTCAGTGACTACGTCGGGTATGCCAACCCCAATGCCAAGTCCAAGCCGCTGATGGACGAGTCGGTCAGCGCCGATCCGTCGGTGTATCCGTCGCAGGAGGTGCTGGACAGGATGTTCGTCAACGCCGAATTGCCGCCCACGGTGCAGCGTTCGATGACCCGCATCTGGACCAAGGTCAAGTCAGGCAAGTAA
- a CDS encoding efflux RND transporter periplasmic adaptor subunit produces MIRLLWITLAALLLAGCGKDEEKPEPVRPVLSAVVEQSSEAQLGRFAGTIQARYESTLGFRVSGRIARRWVDVGTSVKAGDTLATLDPTDQQNQLRAAEGDLARVQAQWINAQANARRQQQLYDRGVGAQAQLDIAQTDLKTADASLTQARSSVSQARDQLGYSELKADHSAVVTAWHAEAGQTVSVGQEVVTLARPDVKEAVIDLPISLAEQLNPSMTLTVASQLNPDLNTTASLRELEPQADATTRTRRARLSLASTPTGFNLGTSVSVSLTSPIAARSELPLTALLERDGKTQVWVVDPKQHVVNLRDVVVSARTERSVVLTGGVQPGERVVTAGVNSLKPGQKVTFDEESR; encoded by the coding sequence ATGATTCGCCTGTTGTGGATAACCCTCGCTGCGCTGCTGTTGGCCGGCTGTGGGAAGGATGAAGAGAAGCCCGAGCCGGTGCGACCGGTGCTGTCCGCTGTGGTCGAGCAATCGTCAGAGGCGCAGCTGGGCCGCTTTGCCGGCACCATCCAGGCGCGCTATGAAAGCACCTTGGGCTTTCGCGTGTCCGGGCGCATCGCCCGGCGCTGGGTCGATGTCGGTACTTCGGTGAAAGCCGGCGATACCCTGGCCACCCTCGACCCCACCGACCAGCAAAACCAGCTGCGCGCCGCTGAAGGCGACCTGGCGCGGGTCCAGGCGCAGTGGATCAACGCCCAGGCCAACGCCCGCCGTCAGCAGCAGTTATACGACCGCGGGGTCGGCGCCCAGGCGCAACTGGACATTGCCCAGACAGACCTGAAAACCGCCGATGCCAGCCTGACCCAGGCGCGCTCGTCGGTCAGCCAGGCGCGCGATCAACTCGGTTACAGCGAACTCAAGGCCGATCATTCGGCGGTGGTCACCGCCTGGCACGCCGAAGCCGGGCAGACCGTCAGCGTCGGTCAGGAAGTGGTGACGCTGGCCCGCCCCGACGTCAAGGAAGCGGTCATCGACCTGCCCATCTCGCTGGCCGAACAGCTCAACCCGAGCATGACCCTCACCGTGGCCTCGCAGCTCAACCCGGACCTCAACACCACCGCCAGCCTGCGCGAACTCGAACCCCAGGCCGACGCCACCACGCGTACCCGCCGCGCTCGCCTGAGCCTGGCTTCGACCCCGACCGGCTTCAACCTCGGCACCTCGGTCAGCGTCAGCCTGACCTCGCCGATCGCTGCCCGCAGTGAACTGCCGCTGACCGCGCTGCTGGAGCGCGACGGCAAGACCCAGGTGTGGGTGGTCGACCCCAAGCAGCACGTGGTCAATCTGCGCGATGTGGTGGTCAGTGCACGTACCGAGCGCAGCGTGGTATTGACCGGTGGAGTGCAGCCCGGTGAGCGGGTGGTCACTGCCGGGGTCAACAGTCTCAAGCCAGGCCAGAAGGTCACGTTCGACGAGGAATCACGATGA
- a CDS encoding polyamine ABC transporter substrate-binding protein, with protein sequence MKKMGKTLLAASLMGAMATSAMADDKVLNVYNWSDYIAPDTIAKFEKQTGIKVKYDVFDSNETLEAKLLAGKSGYDVVVPSNNFLAKQIKAGVYQELDRSKLPNWKNLDEDLLKAVGDASDPGNKYAFPYMWGSIGIGYNPEKVKAALGIDKIDSWDVVFKPENIEKLKSCGVSFLDAPTEMLPAALHYLGKPSNSTSKEDLKAAENLFLKIRPSITYFHSSKYIGDLANGNICVAVGYSGDLEQSKSRAHEAGDKVKLDYVIPKEGAGTFYDMVAMPKDAEHQDAAYKFMDFLMQPEIMAEITNAVRFPNGNKAATALVDKDIADDPSIYPSAEVKKQLYAIAAPEAKVQRDITRSWTKIKSGK encoded by the coding sequence ATGAAGAAAATGGGCAAGACGCTGCTCGCCGCTTCGCTGATGGGGGCCATGGCCACTTCCGCCATGGCCGATGACAAGGTGCTGAACGTCTACAACTGGTCGGACTACATCGCCCCGGACACTATCGCCAAGTTCGAGAAGCAGACCGGTATCAAGGTCAAGTACGACGTCTTCGACAGCAACGAAACCCTGGAAGCCAAGTTGCTGGCCGGCAAGTCCGGCTACGACGTGGTGGTGCCGTCCAACAACTTCCTGGCCAAGCAGATCAAGGCCGGTGTGTACCAGGAACTGGACCGCTCCAAGTTGCCGAACTGGAAGAACCTCGACGAAGACCTGCTCAAGGCCGTGGGTGATGCCAGCGACCCGGGCAACAAGTACGCCTTCCCCTACATGTGGGGCTCCATCGGCATCGGCTACAACCCCGAGAAGGTCAAGGCCGCGCTGGGCATCGACAAGATCGATTCCTGGGACGTGGTGTTCAAGCCCGAGAACATCGAGAAGCTCAAGAGCTGTGGCGTCAGTTTCCTCGATGCACCGACCGAAATGCTGCCGGCCGCACTGCACTATCTGGGCAAGCCAAGCAACAGCACCAGTAAGGAAGACCTGAAGGCCGCAGAAAACCTGTTCCTGAAGATCCGTCCGTCCATTACCTACTTCCACTCCTCCAAGTACATCGGTGACCTGGCCAACGGCAATATCTGCGTCGCGGTGGGCTACTCCGGTGACCTGGAACAGTCCAAGTCGCGTGCCCATGAAGCCGGTGACAAGGTGAAGCTGGACTACGTCATTCCGAAAGAAGGCGCCGGTACCTTCTACGACATGGTCGCCATGCCCAAGGACGCAGAGCACCAGGACGCCGCCTACAAGTTCATGGACTTCCTGATGCAGCCGGAAATCATGGCCGAAATCACCAATGCCGTGCGCTTCCCCAACGGCAACAAGGCCGCGACCGCGCTGGTCGATAAAGACATTGCCGATGATCCAAGCATCTATCCGTCGGCCGAGGTGAAGAAGCAGTTGTACGCGATTGCCGCACCTGAGGCCAAAGTCCAGCGCGACATCACGCGCAGCTGGACCAAGATCAAGTCGGGCAAGTAA
- a CDS encoding ABC transporter permease subunit: MPEGRHLVIGVPFIWLFLFFMLPFFIVLKISFAEADVAIPPYTQIYSFVEDKIQIVLNLANYGLLGEDDLYLAAYLGSLKVAFFSTLLCLLIGYPMAYAIANARKDIQTVLLLLIMMPTWTAILIRVYAWMGILSNNGLLNSFLMWLGLIDQPLQILNTNIAVYIGVVYSYLPFMILPLYANLVKHDQSLLEAASDLGSSTFNSFWKITVPLSKNGIIAGCMLVFIPVVGEFVIPELLGGPETLMIGKVLWQEFFNNRDWPVASALAVVMLAILIVPILLFNRSQAKEMEGRA, from the coding sequence ATGCCCGAGGGCCGGCACCTGGTGATCGGCGTGCCGTTCATCTGGCTGTTCCTGTTCTTCATGCTGCCGTTCTTCATCGTGTTGAAGATCAGCTTCGCCGAAGCGGATGTCGCCATTCCGCCGTACACGCAGATCTACAGCTTCGTCGAAGACAAGATCCAGATCGTGCTGAACCTGGCCAACTACGGCCTGCTCGGTGAGGACGACCTGTACCTGGCGGCCTACCTTGGCTCGCTCAAGGTGGCCTTCTTCAGTACCTTGCTGTGCCTGCTGATCGGCTACCCGATGGCCTACGCCATCGCCAACGCGCGCAAGGACATCCAGACCGTCCTGCTGCTGCTGATCATGATGCCGACCTGGACTGCGATCCTGATTCGCGTCTATGCCTGGATGGGCATTCTCAGCAACAACGGCCTGCTCAACAGCTTCCTGATGTGGCTGGGCCTGATCGACCAGCCTTTGCAGATTCTCAACACCAACATCGCGGTGTACATCGGTGTGGTCTATTCCTACCTGCCGTTCATGATCCTGCCGCTCTACGCCAACCTGGTGAAGCACGACCAGAGCTTGCTCGAAGCGGCCTCGGATCTTGGTTCGAGCACCTTCAACAGCTTCTGGAAAATCACCGTGCCGCTGTCGAAGAACGGCATCATCGCCGGCTGCATGCTGGTGTTCATTCCGGTGGTGGGCGAGTTCGTCATCCCTGAACTGCTGGGCGGCCCGGAGACGCTGATGATCGGCAAGGTGCTGTGGCAGGAGTTCTTCAACAACCGTGACTGGCCAGTGGCTTCGGCGCTGGCGGTGGTAATGCTGGCGATCCTGATCGTGCCGATTCTGTTGTTCAACCGCAGTCAGGCCAAGGAAATGGAGGGTCGGGCATGA
- a CDS encoding RHS repeat-associated core domain-containing protein translates to MSYLTERYFYSSDKLTTVGTSQHDERLMRIRQWCLAEHVSRGGWKLLISDSSGSCLASAIARAHDPVCYDPYGHSGMGVSATSRVSFCAEFLDPISQLYLLGQGHRGYSSTLRRFVSQDHLSPFDHGGMNAYAYCANDPVNFHDPSGQFKVIQLDANWTLKSRLHYLQSSVLTRSASTMTTPLASAGNKRVHWGVAHIKRFEQSESSSGFTGRESLSHLVDDQNTRMGARKAARTPLNIEIKHLKFLPDAIKPRTAAYLRAANARTAMINSDVKKTSMDSRRSKDFVTAHNEFRTHRTALKSMIGHTDPFTAEFLTGLLRAGR, encoded by the coding sequence ATGAGCTACCTCACAGAACGCTATTTTTATAGCAGCGACAAACTCACCACGGTTGGCACATCCCAGCATGACGAGCGGCTTATGCGAATCAGGCAGTGGTGCCTGGCAGAGCACGTATCCCGAGGAGGCTGGAAACTGCTGATCAGTGACAGTAGTGGGTCTTGCCTGGCCTCGGCCATTGCGCGAGCCCACGATCCGGTTTGCTATGACCCCTACGGCCACTCAGGGATGGGCGTCTCGGCCACGAGCAGAGTGAGTTTTTGCGCAGAATTCCTCGACCCGATTAGCCAGCTCTATCTGCTAGGCCAGGGGCATCGGGGCTACTCGAGCACACTGAGAAGATTTGTGTCTCAGGATCACTTGTCTCCCTTCGACCATGGAGGGATGAATGCTTACGCCTACTGCGCAAACGACCCGGTCAACTTTCATGATCCGTCTGGGCAGTTCAAAGTCATACAGCTGGACGCTAACTGGACCCTGAAAAGCAGGCTTCACTATCTACAATCATCTGTTCTGACGCGTTCCGCTTCAACGATGACTACGCCACTCGCTAGCGCCGGAAACAAAAGGGTGCATTGGGGGGTCGCGCATATCAAAAGGTTTGAACAGTCAGAATCTTCATCCGGCTTCACCGGTAGGGAAAGTCTTTCTCACCTCGTTGATGATCAAAACACGCGTATGGGCGCTCGAAAAGCTGCACGTACACCTTTGAATATCGAGATCAAGCATCTCAAGTTTCTTCCTGACGCCATAAAGCCTCGGACAGCAGCCTACCTACGGGCAGCGAATGCTCGAACCGCTATGATCAACTCCGATGTGAAGAAAACGTCCATGGACTCTCGACGGAGTAAAGACTTCGTCACCGCGCATAACGAGTTTCGAACACATCGCACCGCGCTTAAAAGCATGATTGGCCACACAGACCCCTTTACCGCGGAGTTCTTGACCGGTTTGTTGCGGGCTGGACGTTGA
- a CDS encoding ABC transporter permease subunit, which produces MKRFGFSKLMLVLGLLFIYLPMVILVIYSFNASKLVTVWGGWSVKWYVGLLDNTQLMGAVMRSLEIATYTAVAAVALGTMAAFVLTRITRFKGRTLFGGLVTAPLVMPEVITGLSLLLLFVAMAQLVGWPQERGVATIWIAHTTFCAAYVAVVVSARLRELDLSIEEAAMDLGARPWKVFFLITIPMIAPSLAAGGMMSFALSLDDLVLASFVSGPGSTTLPMEVFSAVRLGVKPEINAVASLILLSVSLVTFLVWYFTRQAEERRRKAVQQAIEEAAAGSSPHEGVRPQQVR; this is translated from the coding sequence ATGAAGCGTTTCGGATTCTCCAAGCTGATGCTGGTGCTCGGCCTGCTGTTCATCTACCTGCCGATGGTGATTCTGGTCATCTACTCGTTCAACGCCTCCAAGCTGGTGACGGTATGGGGTGGCTGGTCGGTGAAGTGGTACGTTGGCCTGCTCGACAACACGCAACTGATGGGCGCAGTCATGCGTTCGCTGGAAATCGCCACGTACACCGCTGTGGCGGCCGTGGCGCTGGGCACCATGGCGGCGTTCGTACTCACCCGCATCACCCGCTTCAAGGGCCGCACGCTGTTCGGCGGCCTGGTCACCGCGCCGCTGGTGATGCCCGAGGTGATTACCGGTCTGTCGCTGTTGCTGCTGTTCGTGGCCATGGCGCAGTTGGTCGGCTGGCCCCAAGAGCGTGGCGTCGCCACCATCTGGATCGCCCACACCACCTTCTGCGCCGCCTATGTGGCGGTGGTGGTGTCGGCGCGGCTGCGTGAGCTGGACCTGTCGATCGAAGAAGCAGCCATGGACCTCGGGGCCCGGCCGTGGAAGGTGTTCTTCCTGATCACCATCCCGATGATCGCGCCCTCGCTGGCGGCGGGCGGCATGATGTCGTTCGCGCTGTCGCTCGATGACTTGGTACTCGCCAGCTTCGTCTCCGGCCCGGGCTCGACCACATTGCCGATGGAAGTGTTCTCGGCGGTGCGTCTGGGCGTGAAACCAGAGATCAACGCCGTGGCCAGCCTGATTCTGCTGTCGGTATCGCTGGTGACCTTCCTGGTCTGGTACTTCACCCGCCAGGCCGAAGAGCGTCGGCGCAAGGCCGTGCAGCAGGCGATCGAAGAGGCAGCCGCCGGCAGTTCACCGCATGAAGGAGTCCGTCCTCAACAAGTACGTTGA
- a CDS encoding efflux RND transporter periplasmic adaptor subunit: MTVVRPLMVVCLGLLFTLAGCEQEKHSPQLPRVGVVRVEPVDFAASVALTGDVQARVQTDLSFRVGGKIISRSVDVGDHVKAGQVLARLDPKDLKNNVDSAKAEVFAAQARVNQSAAAFVRQEKLLPKGYTSRSEYDAAQAALRGNQSGLKAAQAQLANANEQLGYTALVSDTDGVITARQAEVGQVVQATMPIFRLAADGERDAVFNVYESLLSAPASDETVIVQLLEDPKVQAQGRVREITPTVSAQSGTLQVKVALRDVPPAMALGAPVTTLAKTQGQQSVELPWSALSKGLRDPAVWVVGDGDKVELRPVRIARYLTGKVIIGAGINGGETVVINGAQLLHPGMQVEQVAAKDGGALP, encoded by the coding sequence ATGACGGTGGTGCGTCCGTTGATGGTCGTGTGCCTCGGGCTGCTGTTCACCCTGGCCGGGTGCGAGCAGGAAAAACACAGCCCACAGCTGCCCAGGGTCGGGGTCGTGCGCGTCGAGCCGGTGGATTTTGCCGCGTCGGTGGCACTGACTGGCGATGTGCAGGCGCGGGTGCAGACCGACCTGTCGTTCCGCGTCGGCGGCAAGATCATTTCCCGTAGTGTCGATGTCGGTGACCACGTCAAGGCCGGCCAGGTCCTGGCCCGGCTCGATCCGAAAGACCTGAAGAACAACGTCGACTCGGCCAAGGCCGAGGTGTTCGCCGCGCAAGCACGGGTCAACCAGAGCGCCGCGGCCTTCGTGCGCCAGGAAAAACTGCTGCCCAAGGGTTACACCAGCCGCAGCGAATACGACGCCGCGCAGGCCGCGTTGCGCGGTAACCAGAGTGGCCTGAAGGCGGCCCAAGCGCAGTTGGCCAACGCCAACGAGCAATTGGGCTACACCGCCCTGGTGTCCGATACCGATGGCGTCATCACCGCACGTCAGGCCGAGGTCGGCCAGGTGGTGCAGGCGACCATGCCGATCTTCCGCCTGGCCGCCGATGGCGAGCGAGATGCGGTGTTCAATGTCTATGAATCGCTGCTCAGCGCCCCGGCCAGCGATGAAACCGTCATCGTGCAGTTGCTCGAAGACCCCAAGGTGCAGGCCCAGGGCCGAGTGCGCGAAATCACCCCGACCGTGTCTGCGCAAAGCGGCACCTTGCAGGTCAAGGTCGCGCTGCGTGATGTTCCGCCGGCCATGGCCCTCGGCGCGCCGGTCACCACCCTGGCGAAAACCCAGGGCCAGCAAAGTGTCGAGTTGCCTTGGTCGGCGCTGAGCAAGGGCCTGCGTGATCCGGCTGTCTGGGTCGTCGGCGACGGCGACAAGGTCGAGCTGCGCCCCGTGCGTATTGCCCGCTACCTGACCGGCAAGGTCATCATCGGTGCGGGTATCAACGGTGGTGAAACCGTGGTGATCAACGGCGCGCAGCTGCTGCACCCGGGCATGCAGGTCGAGCAGGTCGCCGCCAAGGACGGAGGGGCGTTGCCATGA
- a CDS encoding RHS repeat-associated core domain-containing protein → MSTPRTVRRFYQNGHVCTELDGAGSRSVLRRNGLPLAEYRSANQPSRSLLSVDSASTVIHALEGARGATFAYTPYGHCGAHDSAKQPLAFTGQLLDAATRGYLPGNGYRLLSPSLGRFGSADDLSPFGQGGLNGYGYCAGDPVNRHDPSGHMPVPFKYAALGLGLSSIGVLIAAISTQSKPIKNILYCVSGALALGAVIGFGSGQAIQWALRPPVGQVPSRRNSLTPVGPPPSPTQWARQPPRRSLQLEDLDAPPDYNQVVQPNARPISGYSEASQSPPPAYKDLFGAQEAVRTLSTSVQSPTGQAVELSTLNRNVRNPGSSLVENRSTRT, encoded by the coding sequence ATGAGTACTCCCCGGACGGTGCGTCGATTCTACCAAAACGGTCATGTTTGCACGGAACTCGACGGCGCGGGATCGCGCTCAGTGCTCCGCCGCAACGGACTACCCTTGGCAGAATACAGATCAGCGAATCAGCCCTCGCGCTCGCTGCTGTCCGTGGATAGCGCCAGCACGGTGATCCACGCGCTTGAAGGCGCGCGAGGGGCCACGTTCGCTTATACGCCTTACGGCCACTGCGGTGCTCATGACTCAGCAAAACAGCCATTGGCGTTCACTGGGCAATTACTGGACGCGGCAACACGCGGCTATTTGCCAGGAAACGGTTATCGCTTGTTAAGCCCTAGCTTGGGCAGGTTTGGCAGCGCCGATGATCTGAGCCCGTTCGGCCAGGGTGGGCTGAATGGGTATGGCTACTGCGCAGGCGACCCGGTCAATCGTCATGATCCCTCGGGGCATATGCCTGTTCCGTTCAAATACGCGGCCCTCGGCTTGGGTTTATCGAGTATCGGCGTACTCATTGCAGCGATATCGACGCAATCAAAGCCCATCAAAAACATCCTCTATTGTGTCTCAGGCGCTCTGGCGCTGGGGGCTGTCATCGGGTTCGGCAGCGGCCAAGCGATACAATGGGCGCTTCGCCCCCCAGTTGGGCAAGTCCCCTCGCGACGAAACTCATTGACGCCGGTCGGTCCCCCTCCATCACCAACGCAATGGGCAAGACAGCCACCTCGACGATCGCTGCAGCTTGAAGATCTGGACGCACCGCCTGATTACAACCAAGTTGTCCAACCGAATGCCCGACCAATCTCGGGCTATTCTGAGGCATCCCAGTCCCCGCCTCCCGCTTACAAAGACCTCTTCGGGGCTCAAGAGGCCGTAAGGACGCTCAGTACCAGCGTGCAGTCCCCAACGGGGCAGGCCGTGGAACTCTCAACGTTGAACCGCAATGTGCGCAATCCAGGCTCAAGTCTTGTTGAGAACAGGTCGACCCGCACCTGA